TGGCTTCCGGTGGCCTGTATCGACCCTGCTCATGAAAGCCAGGCAGTTATTTTTTTTCGTGGGACTCCGTTTACCGAGTAGCATTGATCCGAGAAGAATCAACAGCACGGGCAGGAGTAACTGCCAGAACCTTTTGATCATCGCCGCTTCGAGCAGTCCCACATTCCTCCCCAGATAGAGAACCCCGATGGCCATCATGATCAGGGCCGAGATGAACTGCCCCCAGGGGAAAAAAGATCTCTTTCCGGAGAAGATGCCGGAGATGCGGAAGGAAAGAACAAGCCAGTTGAGGCCAACGAACAGGGGAATGAGCGGCCAGTAACTCCACAAATTGAAAGCGGTTGTATCGATCACGCCGAAATCCTGCAGCAGCCAGAGTACCCCGGCAACAAGGATCACCAATCCCACGATTACACGCAAATTCAAGCCTCGCATACGATATCCTCCTGTTTGTTTATTGTCAAACAATGACTTGCAAACCCGGCTTTTTTTTGTTACCTGTACTTTTTGATGTATGCCACCGCTACATTTGCCGGAACCGATTGCAGTGCAAAATAAAAAAGACAGGTTGGGTTATCCTGTCCTTTTCCGGGCCTGACGCAAGGTGATTACTGTTCCCTGCTCTTCTGATACAGTTTGTACAACCGCGATTTTTTACGGGCAGCATTGTTCTTGTGAATAACTCCTTTGCTTGCCGTCTTGTCGATGGTACGTACAGCTTCTCTGAAACGTAGCTCCATGGATTCTTCATCTTTATCTTCCAGAGCTTCGATGAAACGGCGTATGGAAGTGTTCAACCGGCTTTTTTCAGCCCGGTTGCGGGCTGTCCTGGTTATCGTTTGCCGGACTCTTTTTTTGGCAGACAGCTTCGTGGGCACGGCTTCACCTCCTCATGATCAAAAAAATAAACAAAAAATAGCAGACAACAATGGTATGGCAAGCAACACTTTAAAAGTTTACCATTTAAAAATACATATTGCAACATCCGGCCTGCAAAACTTTTATACCAACTGTGATGTTCCCGGGAAAAAAAGCAAAATGGGTAAAAAAACTTGCCG
This sequence is a window from Bacillota bacterium. Protein-coding genes within it:
- a CDS encoding cell wall-active antibiotics response protein, which encodes MRGLNLRVIVGLVILVAGVLWLLQDFGVIDTTAFNLWSYWPLIPLFVGLNWLVLSFRISGIFSGKRSFFPWGQFISALIMMAIGVLYLGRNVGLLEAAMIKRFWQLLLPVLLILLGSMLLGKRSPTKKNNCLAFMSRVDTGHRKPWKLESGNYLAFMGGINLDLTDAEVGSEDIFLDLTAFMGGVEVKVPRDLPVICEGNAFLGGISFLGREEGGIVTSQKIEYNIDGDDDRLVHIYARSVMGGIKIKNSD
- a CDS encoding 30S ribosomal protein S20, giving the protein MPTKLSAKKRVRQTITRTARNRAEKSRLNTSIRRFIEALEDKDEESMELRFREAVRTIDKTASKGVIHKNNAARKKSRLYKLYQKSREQ